The nucleotide window CCCTCTTCGGCGGCAGGTTCGTCGTCATCCTCTTCTTCGGGACCGGCCGGTGGGTCCTCCTCACCCGGACCGCCACAGCCGGCGAGCAGGGCCGTCGACGCTGCAACACCTGTCGTCTGGAGTAGCCGCCGTCGTGTCTGGTGCGCTCGAGCCATATCACTACGCTTCGGTCCGATGCCGATAAGCCGAACGCCGACACTCGCGTGGTCAGTTCCGGTTGCTGCTACTCGTAGTGACAGTCAGCTCCGACGGACTGTTCGAGGGGGTTTTCGGCCGATCGGACGCACTCTATTGGCTCCTTAAATAGAACTAGCGCCGGTCTAACGGACTGTGAGAAGTTATCGACCCTCGATCCAGCGACGGATCCGTGCCACTGGGATCGCTCACAGTATTTAACCCTCTCCGGCGACTGCGTTTACATAACCGATGAAACGCCCGACTCGCCAGAAAGCGCGTGACGATCAGA belongs to Natronorubrum aibiense and includes:
- a CDS encoding twin-arginine translocation signal domain-containing protein codes for the protein MARAHQTRRRLLQTTGVAASTALLAGCGGPGEEDPPAGPEEEDDDEPAAEEGTGNGQERDEDDGLESEEDTDDEEATLA